The Salvelinus namaycush isolate Seneca chromosome 28, SaNama_1.0, whole genome shotgun sequence genome contains a region encoding:
- the LOC120023466 gene encoding E3 ubiquitin-protein ligase HECTD1-like isoform X1 — translation MADVDPDTLLEWLQMGQGDERDMQLIALEQLCMLLLMSDNVDRCFETCPPRTFLPALCKIFLDESAPDNVLEVTARAITYYLDVSAECTRRIVGVDGAIKALCNRLVVVELNNRTSRDLAEQCVKVLELICTRESGAVFEAGGLNCVLSFIRDSGHLVHKDTLHSAMSVVSRLCSKMEPQDSSLETCVESLSSLLKHEDHQVSDGALRCFASLADRFTRRGVDPAPLAKHGLTEELLSRMAAAGGTVSGPSSTCKPGRTSTGAQPTAADSKLSNQVSTIVSLLSTLCRGSPLVTHDLLRSALPDSMESAMQGDERCVLDTMRLVDLLLVLLFEGRKALPKSTAGSTGRIPSLRRLDSSGERSHRQLIDCIRSKDTDALIDAIDTGAFEVNFMDDVGQTLLNWASAFGTQEMVEFLCERGADVNRGQRSSSLHYAACFGRPQVAKTLLRHGANPDLRDEDGKTPLDKARERGHSEVVAILQSPGDWMCPVNKGEDKKKKDLNEEEEGSEPKGDPEMAPIYLKRLLPVFAQTFQQTMLPSIRKASLALIRKMIHYSCEVLLKEVCDSDAGHNLPTVLVEITATVLDQEDDDDGHLLALQIIRDLVDKGGDVFLDQLARLGVINKVSTLAGPTSDDENEEVSKPEKEDEPQEDAKEVQQGKPYHWRDWSIIRGRDCLYIWSDAAALELSNGSNGWFRFILDGKLATMYSSGSPEGGSDSSESRSEFLEKLQRARSQVKPVTASQPILSALGPTKLTVGNWSLTCQKEGEIAIHNSDGQQATILKEDLPGFVFESNRGTKHSFTAETSLGSEFVTGWTGKRGRKLKSKLEKTKQKVKTMARDLYDDHFKAVESMPRGVVVTLRNIATQLESAWELHTNRQCIEGENTWRDLMKTALENLIVVLKDENTISPYEMCSSGLVQALFTVLNNSVELDMKHDCKPLMERINVFKTAFSENEDDESRPAVALIRKLLAVLESIERLPLHLYDTPGSTYNLQILTRRLRFRLERAPGETALIDRTGRMLKMEPLATVESLEQYLLKMVAKQWYDFDRSSFIFVRKLREGQTFTFRHQHDFDENGIVYWIGTNAKTAYEWVNPAAYGLVVVTSSEGRNLPYGRLEDILSRDSSALNCHTNDDKNAWFAIDLGLWVIPSAYTLRHARGYGRSALRNWVFQVSKDGQTWMSLYNHVEDCSLNEPGSTATWPLDPSKEEKQGWRHIRIKQMGKNASGQTHYLSLSGLEIYGTVSGVCEDQLGKAVKEAEANLRRQRRLFRSQVMKYIVPGARVVRGIDWKWRDQDGNPAGEGTVTGEAHNGWIDVTWDAGGSNSYRMGAEGKFDLKLAPGYDPESAPSPKPVSSTVSGTAQSWSSLVKNNCPDKGGSSAAGASSSSRKGSSSSVCSVASSSDISLSSTKLERRANSLLEQGGVLGAGGGIPGAEGQEPIVVLSSAEAGSTSSTSTITAEEGGERKAGADRQAAADATAISMGLVSVSSPDVSSVSESSSKEAASQRPLCSVASARLSVSSLLAAGAPMSSSASVPNLSSREASLMESFVRRAPNMSRTNATNNMNLSRSSSDNNTNTLGRNVMSAATSPLMGAQSFPNLTTTGTTSTVTMSTSIVTSSNNVATATTGLSVGQLLSNTLTTSLTSTSSESDTGQDAEFSLYDFLDSCRANTLLAELDDEEDLPEPDDDDDENEDDNQEDQEYEEVLVRSRVNLGFHIHFNREEEEYETKGGRRRTWDDDFVLKRQFSALVPAFDPRPGRTNVQQTTDLEIPPPGTPRSEVQEEVECAPSPHLALILKVAGLGTTREVELPLSNYKGTIFYYVQKLLQVSCNGSIKSDKLRRIWEPTYTIMYRELKDSDKEKEGRKMGCWSVEHVEQYLGTDELPKNDLITYMQKNADSSFLHHWKLTGTNKSIRKNRNCSQLIAAYKDFCEHGCRSGGLSPGSLGAMQTCDILSVASEQAQAKAGSSQSACGVEDVLQLLRILFIIGGDPHTHTRTFQEEDLQFNASPEEFTSKKVTTKILQQIEEPLALASGALPEWCEQLTSKCPFLIPFETRQLYFTCTAFGASRAVVWLQNRREATMERSRPSTTVRRDDPGEFRVGRLKHERVKVPRGDQMMEWAESVMQIHADRKSVLEVEFQGEEGTGLGPTLEFYALVAAEFQRTSLGIWLCDDDFPDDESRQVDLGGGLKPPGYYVQRSCGLFPAPFPQDSDELDRLSKLFLFLGVFLAKCIQDNRLVDLPISRPFFKLLCMGDIKSNMSKLLYASRGGPLLLDPTEQHHHFSEIQSEASTEESLDTYSVGSFDEDSKSEFILDPPKPKPPAWYHGILTWEDFERVNSHRAKFLKEMKELAVKRRLILGNNSQSEDEKNTRLQDLMLKNPLGSGPPLSVEDLGLNFQFCPSSKVHGFSAVDLKPNADDEMVTMDNAEEYVELMFDFCMHTGIQKQMEAFREGFNRVFPMEKLSSFSHKEVQMILCGNQSPSWTTEDVMNYTEPKLGYTRDSPGFLRFVRVLCGMSSDERKAFLQFTTGCSTLPPGGLANLHPRLTIVRKVDATDSSYPSVNTCVHYLKLPEYSSEDIMRERLLAATMEKGFHLN, via the exons ATGGCGGACGTGGACCCAGACACCTTGCTGGAGTGGCTCCAGATGGGCCAGGGAGATGAGAGGGACATGCAGCTGATCGCCCTGGAGCAGCTCTGCATGTTATTGCTCATGTCTGACAACGTGGACCGCTGCTTCGAGAC GTGTCCCCCACGCACCTTCCTCCCCGCCCTGTGTAAGATCTTCTTGGACGAAAGCGCCCCGGACAACGTGCTGGAGGTGACGGCCCGCGCCATCACATACTACCTGGACGTGTCGGCTGAGTGCACCCGCAGGATCGTGGGCGTGGACGGGGCCATCAAGGCTCTGTGTAACCGCCTGGTGGTGGTGGAGCTCAACAACAGGACCAGCAGAGACCTGGCCGAGCAGTGTGTCAAG GTGCTGGAGCTGATCTGTACCAGGGAGTCTGGTGCAGTGTTTGAGGCTGGGGGTCTGAACTGTGTGCTTAGCTTCATCCGGGATAGTGGTCATCTGGTCCATAAGGACACCCTGCACTCTGCCATGTCTGTGGTGTCTCGCCTGTGCAGCAAGATGGAGCCCCAGGACTCCTCTCTGGAGACCTGCGTGGAGTCCCTCTCCAGTCTGCTCAAACACGAAGACCACCAG GTGTCTGACGGTGCTCTGCGCTGCTTTGCCTCCCTGGCGGACCGGTTCACCCGTCGAGGGGTGGACCCCGCGCCACTGGCCAAGCACGGTCTGACAGAGGAGCTGCTGTCCCGGATGGCGGCGGCAGGGGGCACGGTCTCCGGCCCCTCCTCCACCTGTAAGCCAGGCCGGACTTCCACTGGGGCCCAACCCACCGCCGCTGACTCCAAACTCTCCAACCAGGTGTCCACCATCGTTAGCCTGCTGTCCACGCTGTGCAGAGGCTCTCCCCTCGTCACTCAT gatcTGCTACGCTCTGCGCTGCCTGACTCCATGGAGAGTGCCATGCAGGGGGACGAGCGTTGTGTTCTGGACACCATGCGTCTAGTGGACCTGCTGCTGGTGCTGCTGTTCGAGGGCCGCAAGGCTCTGCCCAAATCCACCGCTGGCTCAACAGGACGCATCCCGAGCCTGCGACGGCTGGACAGCTCCGGGGAGCGTTCCCACCGACAGCTCATCGACTGTATCCGCAGCAAAGACACAGACGCTCTCATTGATGCCATCGACACCGGAG CTTTTGAAGTGAATTTCATGGATGACGTCGGGCAGACTCTTTTGAACTGGGCCTCTGCGTTTGGCACACAGGAAATG GTTGAGTTCCTGTGTGAGAGAGGTGCTGATGtcaacagaggtcagaggtcctCCTCCCTCCACTACGCTGCCTGTTTTGGACGGCCTCAAGTAGCAAAG ACTCTACTGCGACATGGAGCCAACCCTGACCTCCGAGATGAAGATGGGAAAACTCCCCTGGACAAAGCAAGAGAGCGTGGCCACAGTGAGGTGGTAGCCATTCTCCAGTCTCCTG GAGACTGGATGTGCCCCGTTAACAAAGGAGAGGACAAGAAGAAGAAAGACTTgaacgaggaggaggagggcagcGAACCCAAAGGAGACCCTGAGATGGCCCCCATCTACCTGAAGAGGCTGCTACCAGTATTTGCACAAACCTTTCAGCAAACCATGCTACCTTCTATTAG GAAAGCTAGCCTGGCTCTGATCAGGAAGATGATCCACTACAGCTGTGAAGTGCTGCTGAAGGAGGTGTGTGACTCTGACGCCGGTCACAACTTGCCCACCGTGCTAGTGGAGATCACCGCCACCGTGCTGGATCAGGAG GACGATGATGACGGTCACTTGCTGGCACTGCAGATCATCAGAGACCTGGTGGACAAAGGAGGAGATGTCTTCCTGGACCAGTTGGCTAGACTGGGTGTCATCAACAAGGTGTCCACTCTGGCTGGACCCACCTCAGACGATGAGAACGAGGAGGTGTCCAAACCAGAGAAG GAGGACGAACCACAGGAGGATGCCAAAGAGGTGCAGCAGGGGAAGCCCTACCACTGGCGTGACTGGTCCATTATCAGGGGGAGGGACTGCCTGTACATCTGGAGTGATGCTGCAGCCCTGGAGCTCTCCAACGGCTCCAACGGATGGTTCCGCTTCATCCTGGACGGCAAGCTGGCCACCATGTACTCCAGCGGCAGTCCAGAGGGAGGCTCCGACAGCTCAG AAAGTCGTAGTGAGTTTTTGGAGAAGCTGCAGCGTGCCCGGAGCCAGGTGAAGCCTGtgacagccagccagcccatcCTGTCTGCCCTGGGTCCCACCAAGCTGACGGTGGGGAACTGGTCCCTGACCTGCCAGAAGGAGGGAGAGATCGCCATCCACAACTCTGACGGACAGCAGGCCACCATCCTCAAGGAGGACCTGCCCGGCTTCGTGTTCGAGTCCAACAGGGGCACGAAGCACTCCTTCACCGCTGAAACATCACTAG ggtcagaaTTTGTGACTGGCTGGACTGGAAAGAGGGGAAGAAAGCTCAAATCCAAATtggagaaaacaaaacaaaag GTGAAGACCATGGCCAGAGACCTGTATGATGACCACTTCAAGGCGGTAGAGAGCATGCCCAGAGGGGTGGTGGTCACCCTGAGGAACATCGCCACCCAGCTGGAGTCTGCTTGGGAGCTGCATACCAACAGACAG TGTATCGAGGGAGAGAACACATGGAGAGACTTGATGAAAACGGCTCTGGAAAACTTGATTGTGGTTCTCAAGGATGAGAACACCATCTCCCCCTATGAAATGTGCAGCAGTGGCCTAGTGCAAGCACTTTTTACAGTCCTTAATAAT AGTGTGGAACTTGATATGAAACATGATTGTAAACCATTAATGGAAAGAATAAATGTATTTAAAACCGCATTCAGTGAAAACGAAGATGATGAAAG CAGACCCGCAGTTGCCTTAATCCGCAAACTACTAGCAGTCCTGGAGTCCATTGAGAGGTTACCTCTGCACCTGTATGACACCCCAGGCTCCACCTATAACCTGCAG atccTAACGAGGAGGTTGCGTTTCCGTCTGGAGCGTGCGCCTGGGGAGACGGCGCTGATCGACCGTACAGGGCGTATGCTGAAGATGGAGCCCCTGGCCACCGTGGAGTCTCTGGAGCAGTACCTCCTCAAGATG GTGGCCAAGCAGTGGTATGACTTTGATAGATCCTCCTTCATCTTCGTCAGGAAGCTAAGAGAGGGACAGACCTTCACATTCAGACACCAGCATGACTTTGACGAGAACGGAATAGTCTACTGGATTGGTACCAATGCAAA GACTGCCTATGAGTGGGTGAACCCAGCAGCCTACGGCCTGGTGGTAGTGACCTCCTCTGAGGGTCGTAACCTCCCATATGGCCGACTGGAGGACATCCTGAGTCGGGACAGCTCTGCCCTCAACTGCCACACCAACGATGATAAGAACGCCTGGTTTGCCATCGACCTGGGCCTGTGGGTCATCCCCTCTGCCTACACCCTGCGCCACGCCCGTGGCTACGGCCGCTCCGCCCTCAGGAACTGGGTGTTCCAGGTGTCCAAAGACGGCCAAACCTGGATGAGTCTCTACAACCACGTGGAGGACTGCAGCCTCAACGAGCCGGG GTCCACAGCCACTTGGCCTCTGGACCCGTCCAAAGAGGAGAAACAGGGCTGGAGACACATCCGCATCAAGCAGATGGGGAAGAATGCCAGCGGGCAGACCCACTACCTGTCTCTGTCAGGCCTGGAGATCTACGGCACCGTCAGTGGTGTGTGTGAGGACCAGCTAG GTAAAGCAGTGAAGGAAGCGGAGGCCAACCTGCGCAGGCAGAGGCGTCTGTTCCGCTCCCAGGTGATGAAGTACATAGTGCCCGGGGCGCGCGTGGTGCGGGGCATCGACTGGAAGTGGAGAGACCAGGATGGCAACCCAGCAGGAGAGGGTACGGTGACGGGGGAGGCCCATAACG GCTGGATTGATGTCACCTGGGATGCTGGTGGCTCAAACTCTTATCGTATGGGTGCTGAAGGAAAATTTGACCTCAAGCTTGCGCCAGGGTACGACCCTGAGTCTGCGCCGTCACCCAAACCTGTCTCATCCACTGTTTCAGGCACAGCGCAGTCCTGGAGCAGCCTGGTGAAAAATAACTGTCCGGACAAGGGTGGCTCCTCGGCTGCAGGGGCCAGCTCCTCCAGCCGGAAGGGCAGTAGCAGCTCGGTGTGTAGCGTGGCCAGCAGCAGTGATATCAGTCTCAGCTCCACCAAGTTAGAGCGTCGGGCTAATAGCCTGCTGGAGCAGGGAGGGGTACTAGGGGCTGGTGGTGGCATCCCTGGGGCAGAGGGCCAAGAACCCATTGTGGTGCTGTCCTCCGCCGAGGCCGGATCCACCTCCAGCACCAGCACGATAACCGCGGAGGAGGGTGGCGAGCGGAAAGCGGGCGCGGACAGGCAAGCAGCGGCAGACGCCACGGCCATCTCCATGGGACTAGTCAGCGTCAGCTCGCCTGACGTCAGCTCCGTGTCTGAGTCCTCCAGTAAGGAGGCTGCTTCCCAGAGGCCTCTATGTTCCGTGGCCAGCGCCCGTCTGTCCGTCAGCTCTCTGCTGGCGGCCGGCGCTCCCATGAGCTCCAGCGCCAGCGTGCCAAACCTGTCGTCACGAGAGGCTAGCCTCATGGAGTCGTTTGTGCGGCGAGCTCCTAACATGTCCCGCACCAATGCCACCAACAACATGAACCTGAGCCGCAGCAGCAGcgacaacaacaccaacacactGGGACGAAACGTCATGAGCGCTGCCA CTTCTCCTCTCATGGGTGCACAGAGCTTTCCTAACCTCACCACCACTGGTACCACCTCAACTGTTACAATGTCCACATCCATAGTAACCAGCAGCAATAATGTAGCCACGGCAACCACAGGTTTGTCGGTTGGCCAGTTGCTCAGTAACACTCTGACGACCAGCCTGACCTCTACGTCTAGTGAGAGCGACACTGGTCAGGATGCTGAGTTTTCCCTTTATG ACTTCCTGGACAGCTGTCGTGCTAACACGCTATTGGCTGAGTTAGATGATGAGGAGGATCTACCTGagcctgatgatgatgatgatgagaacGAGGATGACAATCAGGAAGACCAAGAGTATGAGGAAGTTTTGGTACGGTCCAGGGTAAACCTTGGTTTCCACATTCATTTTAATAGG gaagaggaagagtatgAAACCAAAGGGGGTCGGCGTAGAACCTGGGACGATGACTTTGTCCTCAAACGGCAGTTCTCTGCTTTAGTCCCGGCGTTTGACCCCAGGCCAGGCCGGACCAATGTCCAGCAGACCACTGACCTGGAGATCCCTCCCCCAG GTACACCTCGCTCTGAAGTCCAGGAGGAGGTTGAGTGTGCCCCCTCCCCCCACCTCGCTCTCATCCTCAAAGTGGCAGGGCTTGGAACCACCCGAGAAGTTGAACTACCCCTCTCCAACTACAAGGGTACTATCTTTTACTATGTCCAGAAGCTTCTACAGGTCTCCTGCAACGGGAGCATCAAATCAGATAAACTACGCCGGATCTGGGAACCCACATACAC GATAATGTACAGAGAATTGAAGGATTCGGACAAAGAGAAGGAAGGCAGAAAAATG GGTTGCTGGTCTGTAGAGCATGTGGAGCAATACCTTGGCACTGATGAATTACCAAAGAATGACTTGATAACCTACATGCAGAAGAATGCAGACTCCTCTTTCCTGCACCACTGGAAATTAACCGGCACTAATAAAAGTATTAGGAAAAACAGAAATTGTTCTCAGCTCATAGCTGCATATAAG GACTTTTGTGAGCATGGGTGCAGGTCGGGGGGCCTGAGCCCTGGGTCTCTGGGTGCCATGCAGACCTGTGACATCCTGAGTGTGGCTAGTGAGCAGGCCCAGGCCAAGGCTGGCTCCAGCCAGAGCGCCTGCGGTGTGGAGGATGTGCTCCAGCTGCTCCGCATCCTCTTCATCATCGGAGGAGAcccccacacccacacacgcacctTCCAGGAAG AGGATCTCCAATTCAATGCATCGCCCGAGGAATTCACCAGCAAGAAAGTCACAACGAAGATTCTCCAGCAGATCGAGGAGCCTCTGGCCCTGGCCAGCGGGGCCCTCCCAGAATGGTGTGAGCAGCTTACCAGCAAGTGTCCTTTCCTCATCCCCTTTGAGACACGGCAGCTCTACTTCACCTGCACTGCGTTTGGAGCCTCCAG GGCGGTAGTGTGGCTGCAGAACCGGCGGGAGGCGACCATGGAGCGCTCGCGGCCCTCCACCACGGTGCGGAGAGACGACCCTGGGGAGTTCAGGGTGGGCCGGCTCAAACATGAGAGAGTCAAGGTCCCCCGCGGAGACCAGATGATGGAGTGGGCTGAGAGCGTCATGCAGATCCACGCTGACAGGAAATCTGTTTTGGAA gttgAATTCCAGGGGGAGGAGGGTACAGGCCTGGGTCCAACACTGGAGTTCTATGCTCTGGTGGCAGCTGAGTTCCAGAGGACATCCCTGGGTATCTGGCTCTGTGATGATGACTTCCCAGACGATGAGTCTCGCCAG GTGGATCTGGGTGGGGGTCTGAAACCTCCAGGCTACTACGTCCAGCGCTCCTGCGGCCTGTTCCCAGCCCCATTCCCCCAGGACAGTGACGAGCTGGATCGCCTCAGCAAACTCTTCCTCTTCTTGGGGGTCTTCCTGGCCAAGTGCATTCAGGACAACCGCCTGGTGGACCTTCCCATCTCACGACCCTTCTTCAAGTTGCTCTGTATGGGTGACATCAAGAGCAACATGTCCAAGCTGCTGTACGCCTCCCGTGGGGGCCCTCTCCTCCTCGATCCCACCGAGCAGCACCACCACTTCTCAGAGATCCAGTCGGAGGCGTCTACCGAGGAGAGCCTGGACACCTATTCTGTCGGAAGCTTTGACGAGGACTCCAAGTCCGAGTTCATACTGGACCCCCCTAAACCCAAGCCCCCGGCCTGGTACCACGGCATCCTGACCTGGGAGGACTTTGAGCGGGTCAACTCCCACCGGGCCAAGTTCCTGAAAGAGATGAAGGAGCTAGCGGTGAAGAGGAGGCTGATCTTGGGGAACAACAGTCAGTCTGAGGATGAAAAGAACACTAGGCTGCAGGACCTCATGCTGAAGAACCCATTGGGCTCCGGACCCCCACTTAGTGTAGAGGACCTGGG ATTGAATTTCCAGTTCTGCCCCTCATCCAAAGTGCATGGGTTCTCAGCAGTGGACCTGAAGCCCAATGCGGATGACGAG ATGGTGACCATGGATAATGCTGAGGAGTACGTGGAGCTCATGTTTGACTTCTGCATGCACACTGGCATCCAGAAACAAATGGAGGCATTCAGAG AGGGCTTTAACCGAGTGTTCCCCATGGAGAAGCTGAGCTCCTTCAGTCACAAGGAGGTGCAGATGATTCTGTGTGGAAACCAGTCTCCATCCTGGACAACTGAGGATGTCATGAACTACACAGAGCCCAAGCTGGGCTACACTAGGGACAG TCCTGGGTTCCTGCGTTTTGTGCGGGTGCTTTGTGGAATGTCGTCTGACGAGAGGAAAGCCTTCCTCCAGTTCACCACAGGATGCTCCACTCTGCCCCCTGGCGGTCTAGCCAACCTGCACCCACGCCTCACCATCGTTCGAAAG GTGGACGCGACAGACTCCAGCTATCCCTCTGTTAACACTTGTGTACACTATCTGAAGCTGCCAGAGTATTCCTCTGAAGACATCATGAGAGAGCGTCTCCTAGCTGCCACCATGGAGAAGGGCTTCCACCTCAACTGA